The Diabrotica virgifera virgifera chromosome 10, PGI_DIABVI_V3a genome has a window encoding:
- the LOC126893407 gene encoding uncharacterized protein LOC126893407, with translation MTLYRQVQMITFDKLLRTYKPLSKRTKHDSLVLEQQSKLSTNQELPTRRICKSSLNNDSLQISTEDTIHDFLNSNSVNESTVFLSNFSLPNDSNSQLSISSHLYYPSTERIEETLEIEVVKKKQPKTTLSYITIPKKVWKVVVIL, from the coding sequence ATGACTCTTTACAGACAAGTACAGATGATAACATTTGACAAATTATTAAGAACCTACAAACCCTTGTCAAAACGTACTAAACATGATTCCTTAGTCTTAGAACAACAGTCTAAgttaagcacaaatcaagaatTGCCCACAAGAAGAATCTGCAAATCCTCATTAAATAATGACTCTTTACAGATAAGTACAGAAGATACTATACATGATTTCTTAAATTCAAATTCTGTTAATGAAAGTACGGTTTTCCTATCTAATTTTAGTTTGCCTAATGATTCTAACAGTCAACTGTCTATCTCAAGCCATCTATATTACCCTTCAACAGAAAGGATCGAGGAAACTCTTGAAATTGAGGTTGTTAAGAAGAAACAACCGAAAACTACGTTAAGTTATATAACGATACCAAAAAAAGTTTGGAAAGTAGTAGTGATTTTGTAG